From the genome of Toxoplasma gondii ME49 chromosome XII, whole genome shotgun sequence:
gtcgtgtctctttcgcgcAACGTGCAATGGAGGCAAAATGTAGTCTGCGTTAGGTTGCGGGTGCAATCCTGTCTTTCCTGTTGCTGCGGAGCCACGCGGTAATATTCGCAGCCTCGCATAAACTGCAGAGTCCCCCGTAAGACCGATTGAGTGGATACGGATTTCAAGCCATACGCGAACTTTGTTTAGTTCACCCCATCTTCCCCTCCCCTTAATCTACGTCGTTGTACAACCCCTTCTCTAGAGTCTTCGTCCTACCTGAGCTTTAGCTGTGCCAGtcgctgcctcctttcttctgcccttGCTTGCATTCGAACTACAAACATATAAGAGTGCGTAGGTTTTCTTGTCGATTCCCTGAGCTCTGGCAGCTGTGATCTTTTGGGGCTGCCGGACACCAAACCTGTGGCAGGGTTCCGCGACACTATACGGTCCAGAAAACGCGGACTGTAGAAATTGATCATCGCTTGTTTGCTACTCAGGCTGGTTTCGGGCTTTCGCTGGCCAGAACGGCGTCCTGCGACCGGATAGACGAGGTGCTTTTCCCCGGCGTTTGATCGAGCGGAAAGTGCTTCCGCGGATGCAGCTGAGCAGGTACTCGCGTCGAACGACCCAGGCTTGAGCCTTAGCATGAGGTGCCCGGATGACATTTTGGGACGGTACACGCTCCGTCGGGCCCCCTCACTACACAACATTGCATGGATATTTTGACCTCTGGACCGCGGCGGGATGTCTTCCAGACGCTCCCCAAGGTGAGGCTCTCCAAAGGTCTCTGATGAGTGGTTTCGCGAGCCTGTTTCACAGCCGAAGACTTTAAGAGAGCACAACAAGGCAGTGTTGTTCACCCACGGATGGTACACCATCGGCTGTGCTTGCGTCGCCGACGTCcgtctctcggcttcgcttTCCGCTGTCCGGCTGTGTGTCGGAAGTGTGGCAATCGTCGTGACACCTGTGGCGAGATCCCGTTTTCCGGTTGTACATTGCTCTTCAAACGCGCAAACGGTGACGGCAGGCACGGGAGGTCTGCTGGCTGGCCCGTTCGTGTCACGTTGCACTGGCCTGTCATTATATTGACAGACCGCAGGCTGTGCGTTTGACATGATGTCTAGTACACACAGCTTCCTCGCAATGGTAGTGTCCGTTAATATATTCTGTTCCAACAGGGATGCTGATTCTGCATCCTCTCGAGAAGATCCCTCTATTGAAGGCGTTTCAGAGTCATGCGAAACAGATGAAGGAATGCAACACAAGGCAGCGCTCTGTCGCGCAGCTGAGAGAAGAGCCTTCCTCGTTATTTCTACCGTTGCCCTGAGTTCAGTTTTCTGCTGGTCAGGCACTGGCTGATCAACCGATGCTGTTTGAGGGGAAGGCTCCCTCGGCACTGTGATCTGAATGTGAGGTGCCACAGGAGCTCGCGGTGAGGTATGCTTGCCTGTTGGAGATATCGGAAGTCTACCTGCAGCTGGTCTCAACTCTCGATGGGTCTCATGCGTTGGGGATTTGCTGACACTAGCAGAGCAATTCTTTGAGGCATTCGGACAGCATCTGTGGTCAGTGCAAGGCGCGCACAGTGTTGGGAGGGAGCTCAGTTTGTCACAAGGaggggaaagcgagaaaagtgTTGCCGACTGCTGTAGGTGACTTGGTTTCGATTCAGCGGCTACATGTATCTGGCAGGAGATAGGGAGCTGAGACAAAGACTCAAGGGACTCCGAACGTCCTGCAAATGATTCTTGTTGTGTCTGAGCGGCGCAAGGAGGGCACAAAATTGAATCGAACGAATTGGCGAAGTTGTGGGCTCGTCCACATGGCTGAGAGAAAGGTGTGGTCATGGAGGCAGACTGTGCCTTTTCTGGAGTTTCGCCAATCTCATGTCTTTGAAGCactttcccctctcttcccggcgttgccttttcttccgtcTTTGGCATCTTGTGAACACAACTTTTTCCAGAATGGACAGGTTTACGCGTTGCATAGGCCGACGAACAAGGCGAATTATCGAAAGGCCTCTTTGGCGCAGAGAAGCCAGTTCTTAGTAACTCAAGGGCCACTGGTTGGGTACGTTCATTCATGAACTCGtgcggcgacagagacgtgTTGTGACGGAGTTGCGCAAGAGCTCTGGCGCAGAAAAGCTCATCTTCCAAAATCGACAGGAAAGATGCTGCTGAACTCCTCGAGTCTGAGCGAAGTCCACCGCCCTCAGTTTGAAACTGTCCTGAACTGGACATCTTGCATTCGGCAATCTTCCCTGCTGCGGTGATGGAGGCATTTTCCCAGCTGGAGTCGAGGGTGCAAGAATCATCGGCAACTCCAGGTGTGGAGGAATCCGGGAACGGAGTAGACGAGCTTCCCGGCGGCAGATAACGGCGGAAGGGCTTGCCCTCCATAGGGGAAGCCTCTGCAGGGGACTGTCCCGACGGCCCTAAAAGCTGACTGTCAGACTGAGGGATACTGCGGGTTTccggaagcgaaaaagacgaaTTCTGTTTCTGGTAGtaaagcgacgaagaagccttGGTCAGGGGCGGCTTCATTActacagaggagacagcggcacAGCAACATGCGACTGCTGTGTCGAGCTCAGGCTTCGACAGAGACCCCTGGGGGATGCACGCACCATCATAAGAGGCTGCGTCAGCAGTTGTACGGGAGGGTTCCTTGGAGCAAGGCAGTGGCCGCCAAAGGGAATCTTCCGCGTTGTGAAGCTGCATCGCGTGAGGAGGTTGACAACGAATGTTACTCTTCTTCGTACTGTCCGATTTGGAGGCCGGCTTGTGGGAATCTCCACATCCGGTAAACGTCAGATGAATAGATTGCTTCTTTTTTGTATCATGTGATGCACCGGACTCTTCAAGACGGTCGCAGGGAATGCATGCCGAACCGGCCGACGAGTCTTCAAGAAGAGAATCGGCTGCGGCATCGGCATCTCGTACTGCGGCGTGTGCTTGTGCCAACACAGCGCCGACTTCCACCAGGACAGTTGTAGTTACGGCAGACGGAGCAGGTCGGTATGGCGATTGCTCGCCGGAACGCTTGCCTTTTTCATGCGCAGCGCATTCGCAGATGCCCCGAGGTGACACTTGAAGTGATCCTTCTTCCACTGTCCCTTCATTCTTATCCAGTGCCTTGTCCTTCTGCGGGCGCGATGGTGTCGACGAAGAGCGTACAGCTAGTTGGTCATACACCGGTGACCCTTCGTCCACCGTACAGTCATGAGGAGATTCGAAACCAGTCACTGTCACTTTACCAGTATCTGTTGATACGTTGAGATATGCCTGCTTGAAAGGGCCCTCATATCCAACACTTCTGAGCGAACGCGTACTCGATGTGGCTTCAGTTTCACGTTCTAACGTGAGAGTACGAATCACGGGGGCTGAGAGTGACGTCTTCATGCGCTTGTTCGCTGCTTGTTCAAGCGATAACCATTTGCAGACAGTACTCGATGCGCATGGAGACGCGCTGGTGAGTTGATCTGGTCTGCCATCAGACGGCTCATAAGGCGACGTGAACGCATGTTGAATGTTACGGATATCTGTACCGTTCATACTGTCCAGAACGCCAGCCAATGTAGGCTGACCGTCGCACCGGTATGCCGCGTCGGACTCTTTATGCAAATGCTGttgctcgttttcctctAGAACCGGATGCTGGGGTGAGATTCTTACAGAACACTCTGACACGGAAGGTGCGGCAGATACTTCAGGGGTGTTGTTCTTCGGTACACTGCAACTGCCCAAAATTGCCCCATCGCCTGCGTCCTTGGGAACAGCACTTGACTCGGACATCTGTGGCGTGACTCCATCCTCACAGAAGGCTAATCGAAGTGGCATTGACGCTtcggcagaggcgagagtAGCAGCTGAAAGCTCGGAGGTGATACAGTCAACCGCCCAAGAAGACACTATTTCCAGAGAGGCAGGCACCAAAGGATGGAGCAGTGGCGAGGGTGGAGAAGTTGGCGCAGAGGTCAGAGTGATGGATCGCCGCCCTTCATTCGTTTCCTGGAGGACAGTTTCAGTATTTCTTGCTGCAGGGCTCACGGCTACGCAGTTACTCTGAGAAACGGTTTCCAAGGAgtgaaaagaagcagagacggccGTGCTTTCTCCTGAGAAGTAACGATTGGTAAATtgagccgaagaagacggtggCAACGCAGACAAATACATTTCAGATTCTGAAGAATTTTCCGACAAGCGGTTACACGTTGCACCTGATGGAGCAAAGTCAGGCTTTGGTTGTACCCGTGTCTGACGTGCAGGATCTATTCCATCTCCATCAGAGCCGATGTTGCACGAGGCTCCTGGTTCGCGTGCTTCACCGTCTGCAGTATCCAGAACCACCTGTGAAGACCGTATCATGCGGCATGTTGCGTTGCCGTTTGATTCTGCGTTACACCGCTTTGTGAATATGTGGTGGGGAGGACTCGTTGACATgcatggagagacagaagacggcCGTCCTAGACGATGTGAGAAACAAACCAAATCGCTCGAGTCAGGAATCGCGGGTGGGGTCGCCGCCAGATTTGGAGGAGACTCTACACTTGTGTCTTTCCCCTCCATAGGAGCGGGAACTGGCAGAGAGGTAGGCGGAGCCTGTGCACTATGTGGATGACCAGGAGAAACACGAACCGGCGAAGACGGGGCGACGTTATCACCGAGGATCTGCCGAAGACGCTGCCGCGGATCCTGAGTGGCCTGTTTGATGAGCATCTCTTGACGTTGATGGCGAAGCTGGTACagaggaacaaggagacaTCTAGTTGGATAACATATCAGGAATCTTCCGTGTAAGGCAAATAGCGGATGCGTAACGCAAGGGAGAACCTTACGCTTAATCTGAAACAGACGAGTTAGGATTCTGAACTGGTGGATTTTTATTGGCTGTCGATCCCTTACCAGTTCGAGCTTTTTCCTTTGACAAAACGAAATGAACTCTCGTCCAAATTCAAGCAGTTTGCGTCGCAGAATCTGCATGCCACATACATACCACGTAATGCGTCCCACGTTGACAGTTGTAGGCTGGAGGTCTGCTACAAGCACGGCCTTAGAGCCCAGAGAGTGATCAGGTCCGATGTTCAGGCGGGCcaacagaagaaggtgaaggtGTATGGCAAACTTGAAGGCTTGTGAGCATGTTTTCGTATTGCCCACAATGGCCGACGTCACCGGGGTCTGGATCTGACTTTTGGCAGACATTATTTGTGAAGCAGTGACCTCATCGAAGAACAATTATGAACGTAGCTCACTCGTGCAATCCAGCGGCCCAGTACGCGGCAGGCTGCAGCCTTCATCTCCCCAATCACCATGGTGTTTCCTTCTGTTGACGCATATGTTCTACTTGGCTTCCCGGTAGTGTTCCTGATCTTCGTTTTCACCGATTGTTCCGTCTCTACTACCGCTTCAGTAGTACATTGTTGACCTTCAGCGACCTTGTGAAGTGGTGGTGGCTCCCTTGGTCGCCCTCCTGCAACAACTCGAGTGCTCGACGCGTTCGAGTTGGTGAATCCGACTCGTGGTTGACCCCTTTTGGTGGGTGCGTGTTCAACATCCTGTGACAGTTGGATGCAGTTTCTCTCATGCGGCATCTCCGCTGCAGACACTCGAGGCGGGCGCTGTTGTGCTCTGGCTGAAGGTTTCGAAGACTCCGGCAAAGTTGGTAAAGACTGAGAATGAGGTGAAGGTGCTTCGGTTTGAAGGGGAAGATCTTGGCTGCGATGAAGTGATCCGGTTCCTACAATTCTACTGACAGCACGGGTAGTTGCGTGTATTATTGGCTGGAGTAGTGTATCTTTGTTGATCGTTTCGGTCTGCCTCTGATACCTAGCGGCATGCGACTGCTTTTGTCGAAGGGCTGAAATGTCGGAAGCAGACAATCgtgcgagaaaggaagaaataATTCCACACGTATTTCACAGGCCCATTTACGGATCCTATGAACTGTGAAGAAAAAGCATCAGGTTTGGGGCACCACTAAGACAAAGTGAAGTCACGGCTCCGAGGTTGACGCACTATCTTCACCTTGGCTCCGTTTGGTCCGCGTCAGCCGGTAGTTTGTGCATGAGGTGTCAACAATGGCTACTGCCATCAAGAGACACCGATAACAGTCCTAAGCACAGCTATACCATCAGTAACTCGGCTGCCACATTATGTTGCGTGCAACGTAGGCCTCGATCTGGCCAAATATTCATCGGTCTGTTGCTTCATCAAGCCGCTCACTGTTGAGGATTTCCAGTACTCTTACCAGAGGTACGCGTGGTGCGGGGTCGCTGCAGGGACCACGGACGGTTCGGCCGTGGCAGCTGTCGTGAGCTGTCTGTCGACGTATGGTCTGGACGTTTTTCAGCGCCATTCTGACTTGTCGGTCCTTGTACATGTATGCGAGTAGTTATCAGATAACGCGTGTTCTGCTTGATTTCTGTACACGCCACGGAGGGCTGCTGGCATAATCTGGTACACTGGCCACGTTTGCGGCCTAATAACTCTTCACGGGGACAGGCTATCCCCGAAATTGAACCGAATTTTGGCTGCTCCTCGCCATTACTGCAGCCGGCGGAAGCATCAGGAAAAGCTGGAATACACTTGTGATTATCATTGCTTGGAGGTCGGGTTGCTCTGCGAGATGAACCTTCGCGAGTCATACTCTGGTTCCGCGACGCAAATTGGCCAAGGTTTGCCCGTCTTGGCACTCCTTTCCCAACAATTGTACCGCTTTCAGAGGCTTCACAGGATCCAGTGGAAGTTGGATCGAAGCAAGAGGTACGAAGGTGGACGGGTAGGTCGAGTCCGACGCTAGGGGACAGTGGCGAGACAGTCTGTTGCTTAAAACGAAGTGCGTGCTGGGGAGGAGCTGAATTAGCCGTCGCTGAGGCTCCTTTCCTACCTCGGCGTAGCCTCTCTTTCAGAGGCCCAAATGGTGATTCAAACAAAATTGCGGATCTTAGTACATCGCCCACTCCGGAGGTTGACGACCGGCTTCTGGATGCGCTAGTTTTTGTGGCGCTAAGACGGGCTCCTCTTTCTGTGAAGCGCGTGTCACTTTTTCCGCGAGTCCCGAGAACGGCGGCGCGAATGCCCGCTGCAATGTCCTCTGTCTTATCGAAGCTGGAAAGCAAGCTGTGAACGACGCCAATTTGCTTTCCTGAATGGGTTGTTGGCTCTAAATTTCGCACACCAAAGACAGAAGATGTCGCTTTATTCCACTTTCCACCTTGTTCCCTGCCCCTCATTCTTGCCAAAGAACGAGGCGATTTGTTCACCCTATTACGCTATTGTGGCGTGTTAACCTGCCTCTCAGAGCAGCCCACAGCGGACGACAAGCGTCGTTGTTCAGGAAACTCCCGGC
Proteins encoded in this window:
- a CDS encoding hypothetical protein (encoded by transcript TGME49_219218), which gives rise to MPHERNCIQLSQDVEHAPTKRGQPRVGFTNSNASSTRVVAGGRPREPPPLHKVAEGQQCTTEAVVETEQSVKTKIRNTTGKPSRTYASTEGNTMVIGEMKAAACRVLGRWIARILRRKLLEFGREFISFCQRKKLELLRHQRQEMLIKQATQDPRQRLRQILGDNVAPSSPVRVSPGHPHSAQAPPTSLPVPAPMEGKDTSVESPPNLAATPPAIPDSSDLVCFSHRLGRPSSVSPCMSTSPPHHIFTKRCNAESNGNATCRMIRSSQVVLDTADGEAREPGASCNIGSDGDGIDPARQTRVQPKPDFAPSGATCNRLSENSSESEMYLSALPPSSSAQFTNRYFSGESTAVSASFHSLETVSQSNCVAVSPAARNTETVLQETNEGRRSITLTSAPTSPPSPLLHPLVPASLEIVSSWAVDCITSELSAATLASAEASMPLRLAFCEDGVTPQMSESSAVPKDAGDGAILGSCSVPKNNTPEVSAAPSVSECSVRISPQHPVLEENEQQHLHKESDAAYRCDGQPTLAGVLDSMNGTDIRNIQHAFTSPYEPSDGRPDQLTSASPCASSTVCKWLSLEQAANKRMKTSLSAPVIRTLTLERETEATSSTRSLRSVGYEGPFKQAYLNVSTDTGKVTVTGFESPHDCTVDEGSPVYDQLAVRSSSTPSRPQKDKALDKNEGTVEEGSLQVSPRGICECAAHEKGKRSGEQSPYRPAPSAVTTTVLVEVGAVLAQAHAAVRDADAAADSLLEDSSAGSACIPCDRLEESGASHDTKKKQSIHLTFTGCGDSHKPASKSDSTKKSNIRCQPPHAMQLHNAEDSLWRPLPCSKEPSRTTADAASYDGACIPQGSLSKPELDTAVACCCAAVSSVVMKPPLTKASSSLYYQKQNSSFSLPETRSIPQSDSQLLGPSGQSPAEASPMEGKPFRRYLPPGSSSTPFPDSSTPGVADDSCTLDSSWENASITAAGKIAECKMSSSGQFQTEGGGLRSDSRSSAASFLSILEDELFCARALAQLRHNTSLSPHEFMNERTQPVALELLRTGFSAPKRPFDNSPCSSAYATRKPVHSGKSCVHKMPKTEEKATPGREGKVLQRHEIGETPEKAQSASMTTPFSQPCGRAHNFANSFDSILCPPCAAQTQQESFAGRSESLESLSQLPISCQIHVAAESKPSHLQQSATLFSLSPPCDKLSSLPTLCAPCTDHRCCPNASKNCSASVSKSPTHETHRELRPAAGRLPISPTGKHTSPRAPVAPHIQITVPREPSPQTASVDQPVPDQQKTELRATVEITRKALLSAARQSAALCCIPSSVSHDSETPSIEGSSREDAESASLLEQNILTDTTIARKLCVLDIMSNAQPAVCQYNDRPVQRDTNGPASRPPVPAVTVCAFEEQCTTGKRDLATGVTTIATLPTHSRTAESEAERRTSATQAQPMVYHPWVNNTALLCSLKVFGCETGSRNHSSETFGEPHLGERLEDIPPRSRGQNIHAMLCSEGARRSVYRPKMSSGHLMLRLKPGSFDASTCSAASAEALSARSNAGEKHLVYPVAGRRSGQRKPETSLSSKQAMINFYSPRFLDRIVSRNPATGLVSGSPKRSQLPELRESTRKPTHSYMFVVRMQARAEERRQRLAQLKLR